Part of the Salinigranum rubrum genome is shown below.
ACGCTCCCGGCGGCCGACCGAGGGGTCGAGTTGCCTGGCCGTCGCCGCTGCGGAAGGACTATTGTCAATGGAGGATGACTTATGCGCATGGCTCACGCACCAGAGCAAGTCGAACAGTACGTCTGTCTGAACTGTCAGGTGACGTACGCCGGGTCGGTCACGAGCGAGGACGGCCAACGCCACTTCCACCCGCCCGACGACTGCCCCGTCTGTGGCGACCCGGAGTTCGTCGAACTCGACGCGTACGTCCACCGGGCGCTCGACTAGTCCACGCCACGGGTGCGTTGCACACGTTCGGCTGACGGCGGCTGAGCCACCCCGCCGGTCACTCGATCGGACGGTTCCCGACAGCGAGGCGGTACCGGTGGGCAGCGACAGGCGACCGCTCAGGAGTCGAGTCGCTCGCGGAGGGCTTGGTTGACGGTCCCGGGGTCGGCGCTCCCCTTCGACTTCTGCATCACCTGTCCGACGAGGAAGTTGAGCGCGCCGTCCTCGCCGTTGTCGTAGTCCGCCACCGCGTCGGGGTTCTCCTCGATGGCCTCCTCGACGAACGTCTCGATGGTGTCGTCGTCCGTCTTGCCGAGTCCCTCCTCCTCGACGATTTCGTCCGGCGTCTTCCCCTCGTCGAGCATCGTTCGCAACACGGTCTCGCGGGCGTTCTTCGCCGTGATCTCCTCCTCGGCGACGAGTTCGACCAGCCGTTCGACCTCGTCGAGTCGCCCCTCGATGTCGGTGATCCGCATGTCGCGGTAGTTCAGTTCACCGAGAAGGGTGTCCGCGACCCACGTCGCCGCGAGGTCCGGGTCGAACGCGTGGGCCAGATCCTCGTAGAAGTCCGCCACCTCCTTGGTCGAGGTGAGCTTCGAGGCGGATTCGGCGTCGAGACCGTACTCCGACTGGAAGCGGTCGCGGCGGGCGTCCGGCAGTTCGGGGATGGCGATTTCGTCGCGCCAGTGTGCCACCCGGAGCGCGGGCAGGTCGGCCTCGCGGAAGTAGCGGTAGTCCTTCTCCTCCTCCTTGGAGCGCATCGACACCGTGATCCCTCTCGATTCGTCCCAGTGGCGCGTCTCCTGTTCGACGCTCCGACCGCGCTTGATGGCGTTCTTCTGTCTGGTGACCTCGTACGCGAGCGCCTTCTCGGCTCCCTTGTGCGAGGAGATGTTCTTCACCTCGGTCCGGTTGGCCGATTCGAGCGTCTCCGTCGGGATGGAGCCGTCCTCCTCCACCTCCTCGGCGGCCACCATCGAGATGTTCGCGTCCACCCGCAGGGAGCCATCTCGGCTCGCGTCGAACACGCCCAGGTATTCGAGGACTTCCTCCAGTTTGGCGAGGAACGCCCGCGTCTCCTGTGGCGAGCGGAAGTCGGGTCGGGTGACGATCTCCATCAGCGGCGTTCCCGCCCGGTTGTAGTCGACGAGCGTGTAGTCCGCGCGGTCGACGCTCACCGTCCGGTTCTCGATGGGCCGGGTTCCCTCTCTCACGTGCCGGAGGCTCCCGGGGTCCTCTTCGAGGTGGGCGCGCTCGATACCGATCTCTCTCGCGTTCCCCTCGACCGACACCTCCAGGTGGCCGTCCGCGCAGATGGGCGCGTCGTACTGGGTGATCTGGAAGTTCTTCGGCAGGTCGGGGTAGTAGTAGTTCTTCCGGTGGAACGTGGTCTCCGCGACGACGTCGGCCGAGAGCGCCTTGCCGACCTTCACGGCCGACTCGACGGCGGCCTCGTTCAGCACGGGCAACGCGCCCGGCAGGCCGAGACAGACCGGGCAGGTCCGCGTGTTCGGTTCTTCGCCCTCCACAGACTCGGTCGAACAGCCGCAGAAGACCTTCGTGTCGGTCTCGAGCTGGACGTGGACCTCGAGCCCGATGACGCACGCGAGTTCGCGCCCTTCGAGCGCCTGAGCAGTCATTGAACGCGGTTCGACGCCGGCGGGCTAAAGACTAACGGGACGGTCGAATCGCGGTCAGCGGTGTTCGACTGCGGAGACGGGTCAGAGGAACGGATCTAGGTCGCGGATACGGACGGCACTGCGGAGAGTGTTCGATTACGGGTACGGGCCGCGGTGAGGGGGTGCTCGACCGCGGGCACGGACAGCAGGAACACCGCACGGTCGCCAGGGCGGTGACGCCACACCCACCGAAGCGGCGGAGCCGCTTCGAGCCATTCGTTCGCTCGTTGCACTCGCTTACGAAGACTCCCCAGCCGATTCGCTCACTCACTCCGTCCGTTCGCTCATCCCTCGCGCGTGTCGCGCGGTCGTCGCGTTCACATCTACGCAGTCGTCGTTCTCGCCCGCCTCGTGGTCGTCGCGTTCTCACCCGCACGGTCGTCGATTTCCTCGGTACCGACATCAGAACTGATAGCCGTAGCGGCTGTGGGCCCCGTTGTCATCCGTCCGTCTGACGCACCTTTATGCAAACGCCACGAGGGCTAGTGAGCATGAGTAATCGCGTGGAGGAACTCGAACGGAAGGCGTCGGAACTCCAGGCAGCGGTCAACGGTCTCACCGAAGAACTCGTCGAGACGAAGGAGCGACTCCGGCAACTCGAGGACGCGGTGGAAGTCGACGACCCGGCGGTGCGGGCGAAGCCGCGGAGCGAACCGGAGACGGAGACGGACGCGGCGGACGACGGGGCCGACACCGAGACAGATTCCGACGCGGACGCCGACGCCGAACCGGCGGCCGAGGAGGACGAACCCGAACAGCGCTTCGTCGACGCCGACGAACACGAGAAGACGCTCGAAGACACCGTCGGACCGGAGGGGAACAACAGCGGCGAAGAGGCTAAGACCGAGGACGATAAGGAGGAGGAAACGGAGTCCGAGCAGGACGGAAGCGACATCATCGTCGCGTAAGCTCGCGACTCCACTCGCGAGCACCCCATGCACATCAAAGAGCTCGTCTTAGACGATTTCAAGAGTTTCGGCCGGAAGACCCGCATCCCCTTTTACGAGGACTTTACGGTAGTGACGGGCCCGAACGGATCGGGCAAGTCGAACATCATCGACGGCGTCCTGTTCGCGCTCGGCCTGGCTCGAACGCGGGGCATCCGCGCCGAGAAGCTCACCGACCTCATCTACAACCCCGGCCACGACGGGGACAGCGACGTCTCGGGCCCCCGTGAGGCGTCCGTCACGGTCGTCCTCGCCAACGACGACGGCACGCTCTCGCGCTCGCAGGTCGCCTCCGCCGCCGGGACGGACGACGTCGGCGACGTCGACGAGATAACTGTCAAGCGCCGCGTCAAGCGGACCGAGGAGAACTACTACTCGTACTACTACCTCAACGGGCGCTCGGTGAACCTTTCGGACATTCGGGACCTCCTCGCGCAGGCGGGCATCACGCCCGAGGGCTACAACGTCGTCATGCAGGGCGACGTCACCGAAATCATCAACACCACGCCGTATCGCCGGAGAGAGATCGTCGACGAGATCGCCGGCGTCGCCGAGTTCGACGCGAAGAAGGCCGACGCTTTCGAAGAGTTAGAGGCGGTCAAAGAGCGGGTCGAGGAGGTCGACCTCCGCATCGAGGAGAAGGAAGACCGACTCGAACAGCTAGAGGACGAGCGCGAGACGGCTCTCCAGTACCAGGACCTCCGCGAGGAGAAAGAGGAGTACGAGGGGTATCTGAAGGCGGCCGAGTTGGAGGAGAAACGCTCCGACCTCGCGTCTACAGAGAAGAAGGTCGAGGCGACCGAGCAGGAACTCGCCGACGTTCAGGCCACGCTCGACGAGCGGCAGGGAGCGGTCTCCCGACTCGAATCCGAACTGGAGGAGCTCACCCGCGAAATCGAGCGGAAGGGCGAGGACGAGCAGCTGAGAATCAAGTCCGAGATGGAGGAGATCAAAGGCGAGATCCGCTCGCTGGAGAACGACATCGAGGCCGCAGAAGAGCGCAAGGAGGGCGCAGAGAACGAGCGCCGGAAGGCGTTCGTCGAACTCGACCGCAAGAACGAGCGCATCTCGGACCTCGAAAGCGAGATCAGACAGACGAAAGTCGAGAAGGCGTCGGTCAAATCCGAGACCCAGTCGACCGAGGCCGACCTCGCCGAGGTCGAAGCGGAGATCGAGAGCGTCGACACGGCGTTCGACGAACTGAAGTCCGACCTCCAGGAGAAGAAAGAGCGCCGGGAGTCGCTCAAATCCGAGCGGAACGACCTCCAGCGCGAGAAGGACCGCCTCCTCGACGACGCCCGCCGCCGCTCGAACGAACTCTCCGAGGCGCGCGACGAACTCTCCGAGGCGAAAGAGGCCATCCCGAGAAGAAGAGGCGCATCTCGGAACTGCACTCCGAACTGGACAAGGCGGAGAAGAACAAGGCGAAGATCGACGACGTCATCGACGACCTCCGCGAGAAGAAGCAAGAACTGAAAGAGCAGCTCTCGGAGGTCGAGAGCGACCTCAGAGGCAAGCAGAACGAGTACGCCGAACTCGAAGCCCGCGCGGGCAGAGACGGCGACGACTCCTATCCACGGTCCGTCACGACCATACTCAACGCGAGCATCTCGGGCGTCCACGGCACCGTCGGCCAACTCGGTGCCGTCTCCGGCGAGTACGCCACCGCGTGTGAGACGGCCGCCGGCGGTCGGCTGGCCCACGTCGTCGTCGACGACGACGGCGTCGGCTCCTCGTGTATCGACTACCTCAAATCCAGGAACGCCGGCCGTGCGACCTTCCTGCCCATCTCGAAGATGGACGACCGGAGCCTCCCCCGAAAGCCCTCTCACGCGGGCGTCGTCGACTTCGCACGGAACCTCGTCGACTTCGACGCCCGGTACGACCCGGTGTTCTCCTACGTCCTCGGCGCGACGCTCGTCGTCGAGGACATGCAGACGGCACGGGACCTGATGGGCCAGTACCGGATGGTGACGCTCGACGGCGACCTCGTCGAGAAATCGGGCGCGATGACCGGCGGTTCCGGCTCAGGCTCCCGCTACTCCTTCTCGAAGTCGGGCAAAGGAAAGCTCGAACGGCTCGCCGAGGAGATATCGGAACTCGAAGAGACGCGGCGCTCCTTCTCCGAAGAGATCGACGACGTCGAGAGCCGTCTCGACGACGCTCGCGGGCGGGCCTCGAACGCGCGTGACCAGGTCCGGTCCGTCGAGACGGACGTCGAGCACGCCGAAGAGGAGCTACAGGAGGCCGAAGCCCGCGTCGAGACGCTCGAGGAGCGAATCGAGGAGTTAGAGGGAAAACGCGAGTCCGTCTCCGACGAGATGTCGGCGCTCGACGCGGACATCGAGACCAAAGAGGACGATATCGAGTCGGTCGAGGCCGACATCGAGGGACTGGAGCAGGAACTCGCCGACTCGAAGATCCCGGAACTCTCGGCGAAGGCGGACGACCTCCGCGCCGAGATCGACGAGCACGAGGAGCGGATGGACGACCTCGACGCCCGGCTGAACGAACTCTCCCTGGAGAAGGAGTACGCCGAGGAGGCCATCGAGGACCTCGAAGAGACCATCGAGTCGGCCCAGAACCGGAAGGCCGACGCGACGGAGACCATCGCCGAGAAGGAAGACGAGATCGAGACACAGGAGGAACGTCTCGAAGCGAAGCGCGAGGCAGTCGCCGACCTCGAAGACGAACTGGCCGAGCTGAAAGAAGAGCGGCGAGAGCTCCAGTCGGAGGTCCAAGAGGCCCGGGCGAAGCGCGACGCGCAGAGAGACCGGGTGAACAAGGTCGAGTCGAAGCTCGAATCGCTCGAATCGTCGGTCGACCGCCTCGAGTGGGAGATCGACGAACTCTCGACCGAAGTGGGCGACTACGACCCCGACGAGGTGCCTGACCACGACACCGTCGAGTCAGAAATCGAGCGACTCGAAGGGGAGATGGAGGCGCTCGAACCGGTGAACATGCTGGCCATCGACGAGTACGACCGCGTCTCCGAGGACCTCGACGAGATGTGCGAGAAGCGCGACGTGCTCGTCGAGGAACGCGACGGGATCCGAGAACGCATCGAGCGGTACGAGTCGCTGAAGAAGGAGACGTTCATGGAGGCGTTCGACGCCATCAGCGAGCACTTCACCGACATCTTCGAGCGGCTCTCGAACGGGACCGGCGCGCTCGAACTCGAGAACCCGGAGGACCCCTTCGAGGCCGGACTGACGATGAAGGCCCAGCCGGGGGACAAGCCCATCCAACGACTGGACGCGATGTCCGGCGGGGAGAAGTCGCTCACGGCGCTCGCGTTCATCTTCGCCATCCAGCGGTACAACCCCGCGCCCTTCTACGCGCTCGACGAGATCGACGCCTTCCTCGACGCCGCGAACGCCGAGCGCGTCGGCGAGATGGTCGACGACCTCGCGGGCGACGCGCAGTTCGTCGTCGTCTCCCACCGGTCGGCGCTGCTGGAACGTTCCGAGCGGGCTATCGGCGTCACCATGCAGGGCAACAACGTCTCGGCAGTGACGGGCATCCGTCTCGGCGGTGACGCCGAGGAGGTGCCCGCGGATGACTGACGAATCGGCCGAACCCGAGTCCGAGTCCGGGTCCGGGGCCGACCGACGCGAAGAAGAGGCCGCGGAGGCGACCGACGCGGACGTGCCTGCGGGGGGTGGTGCTGGTGGGGACAGCCGGAACGGAAACGGGAACGGGAACGGGTTCTATCGTGACGGCACCCCGGACGACGTCGCCGACTTCTCGCTCGACCTGACCACGCCACGAGAGGGGTCGAACGGGGAGTCGGAGCCGGCCCCCGCGCCGTTCGGGAACGGCTCCGAGTCGACGAACGGCGAGTCGGCGCCGACGGATAGCACCGAGTCGACGAACGGTGAGCCGGACTCGACGGACGGGGCGTCGAAGCTCCTGACCGACGCGACGGACGTCTCCGACTCGGACGACGACGGCGAGGTCGAACCGGTCGAACTCCTGGTCCAACTCGCCGAAGAGGGTGAGATAGACCCCTGGGACATCGACATCGTGGCCGTGACCGACGCGTTCCTCGAACGGTTAGACGAGAGCGACCTCCGGACGTCGGGTCGGGCGCTCTTCTACGCGAGCGTCCTCCTGCGGATGAAGAGCGACGAGATACTCGCACCCGACGACCCCGAACCGGAGGAGTCGTGGGCCGCCGAGATGAGCGGGGGGGAGTTCGACTACGACCCCATCGACGCGCTGGAGTCCGAGATAGACCGCAGGCTCGACCGCAAACACGCCCGGGGGTCGCCCGAGACGCTCGACGAACTCGTCCGTGACCTCCGCGAGGCCGAACACGGCTCGTGGTGGAAAGAGGGGCGGACGTACGACACGAGCGGCTCTCCTCAGGGATACAACCGGGGGACACAGACGCTCGACTACCACGCCGCGGACGACTTCCGCGACGAGGGCGAACCCGGCGAGGCGGACGTCACCGGGACCACCCACATGGAGGACATCGAGTCGACCATCGCCGACGTGGAGCGGGCGCTCCGGACCCACTACGACAAGGGGCGCGACGAGGTGCTGTTCGCGGAAATCCGCGACGTCGGCGGCCGGCGGGTCCAGACGTTCCTCGCGCTGCTCTTTCTCGCACACCGCGGCGTCGTCCACCTCCAGCAGGACGAACTGTTCGGCGACCTCTGGGTGCAGAACCCGGCCGTCGTCGCCGTCGGCGACGAGGCGGTCGCCGACTGAGCCTGCGACACCCTACGCGTCGTCCGTCTCGTCCTCTTTATCGGCCGCTGCCTGGCCGTCCTCCCCGTTTGCCGCCTCGCTCTCGCCTCCCCCGCCCGTCGTTCCGCTTTCGCTCCCCTCGGTCATCCCCTCGATTGCCTCGAGCAACGGGACGATGTCGTCGAACGCCGGCCCGCGGACGACGGTTCCCCCCCGTCTGTTCCAGTCGACGAGTCCGGCCGATTCGAGCTTCGGGAGGTGGATGTGATAGAGCCGCGCGTGTGCGGCCGGGTCGCCAGGGTCGACCGTCACCGGTCCCTCGCTACCGAGCAGTGCCTGAAGGAGTTGCCGTCGCTGTTCGTTCCCGAGCAGTTGGAGATAGTCGTCGAGAGTTCCCATCTAAGGACATTCCTTCTCTCCTTTATAGTATACATCAATATTAAACAATTACTCCATTACCACACCTTAACGACTGGTTGACACTCGATCAGAGGTAGTCGCCGACGAGGGGTGCGAGTCGGTCCTTCGTGGACTCCGGAATCGCGTGACTGGGCGTGTTTATGGTCCCCTCGAGCGCCGTGTGACAGCTGCACGCGTGGTCGTCGGGAAGCGTCTCGATGGCGCGTTCGACCGTCCGTTTGATGGCGTCTTCGTTCGCCTGTGCGTTCTCCAGCACCTCTTCGAGGGTCACCTGCGACCCCTCCTTCCAGACGTCGTAGTCGGTCACTCCCGTCACGGTGGCGTAGGCGATTTCCGCCTCGCGGGCGAGTTTCGCCTCCGGGATGGTCGTCATGCCGACGACGTCCCACCCCTGTGCGCGGTAGAACTCGCTCTCGGCCACGGTGGAGAACTGCGGCCCCTCGATACAGACGTACGTGCCGCCCTCGACGACGTCGGTTCCCGCGGCCTCGCGGGCCGCCTCCGCGAGGTGTGCGGAGAGTTCCCGGCAGTACGGCTCGGCAAAGGGCTGGTGGACGACGATACCCTCGTCGAAGAACGTCAGGGGGCGGCGTTTCGTCCGGTCGTACGTCTGGTCCGGGACGACGAGCGTCTGCGGCGGGAGTTCTTCTCGAAGGCTCCCGACCGCGTTCGACGCGATGACGTGCGTCACGCCGAGTTCCTTCAGCGCGTAGATGTTCGCCCGGTAGGGGAGTGTCGTCGGTGAGTACTGGTGGTCCCGGCCGTGCCGAGGCACGAACGCGACTTCGCGGCCGGTGTCGGCGAACTCGCCGACGACGATGGGGGCCGAGGGGTCCCCGAACGGCGTCGTCACCGTCTCCTCGCGGGTGTCGTCCAGGGGGAGCGCCTCGTAGATTCCGCTGCCGCCGATGAAGCCGAGCATACCGCGAGTGCGTCGAGCGCCTACTAAACCGTGGTGGCTGGAGCGGTCTGCCCATCCCTGGATAGCATCCTCCTACCACAGCAAACGGTCGGCGTACCGTCCGTTGTGCCGCGATTACGCCCTGTGTAACCATGTTCAGCCGCTCCTACTGTTCGTCAATGAACCGCCGTGAGTTCCTCGCTGTGGCGTCTCTCTCTGCACTCGCCGGCTGTGCGACCAGTTCGGCCCCGGGGTCGACCGCGGACACGGGCGACACGACGACGTTCTCGCCCCCCTCGGCTACGGACGAGACGGCTGCGTCCCCCGCCGTCTCCGGTCTCTCCGTCCCCGACGGGTTCCGCGTGTCGACGTTCGCCGACGACGGCTCGCTCGGCGGCGGCGAGTTCCGGCCCGGACCCGAACCCGGTCCCCGTCTGCTCGCCGCCCACGAGGGCGCGGTCTACGTCACGGTCCCCTCTCAGGGCCGGGTCGTCGCCTTCTCGACCGACGACGAGACGGCAACCGAGGTCACGACGGTCGTCGCCGACCTCGACAGGCCCCACGGCATCGACTTTCTCGACGGTCAGCTCTACCTCGCTACCGCGGACCAACTCCTTCGATACGACCTCGACGGCGTCGCGGTCGCCTCCGACTCGATGCAGGTGCTCGCCGACGACATCCCCGCCGGCAAGTACCACTGGACGCGCAGTCTCGCCCTCTCCGACGGCCACCTCTACCTCTCGGCGGGGAACTGTCTCTCCGGCGACTGCACGGCGGGGAACGAGGACTACCTCACCGCTATCACGCGGTTCGACCTCGACGGGTCGAACCCGACGACGTACGCGACGGGCCTGCGGAACGCCGTCGGCATCGCGTGGCACGACGGCCGCCTCTTCGCCACCGACAACGGCACAGACGACCTCGGCCCCGACCTCCCACCGGACGAGATCAACGTCGTCGCCGAGGGCGGCGACTACGGCTTCCCCCACTACTACGGGGCGAACGTCCCGGTGAACGAGTCGGTGTCGGCCGACGCCCCCACCGACGCACTCGCGCC
Proteins encoded:
- the gatB gene encoding Asp-tRNA(Asn)/Glu-tRNA(Gln) amidotransferase subunit GatB — translated: MTAQALEGRELACVIGLEVHVQLETDTKVFCGCSTESVEGEEPNTRTCPVCLGLPGALPVLNEAAVESAVKVGKALSADVVAETTFHRKNYYYPDLPKNFQITQYDAPICADGHLEVSVEGNAREIGIERAHLEEDPGSLRHVREGTRPIENRTVSVDRADYTLVDYNRAGTPLMEIVTRPDFRSPQETRAFLAKLEEVLEYLGVFDASRDGSLRVDANISMVAAEEVEEDGSIPTETLESANRTEVKNISSHKGAEKALAYEVTRQKNAIKRGRSVEQETRHWDESRGITVSMRSKEEEKDYRYFREADLPALRVAHWRDEIAIPELPDARRDRFQSEYGLDAESASKLTSTKEVADFYEDLAHAFDPDLAATWVADTLLGELNYRDMRITDIEGRLDEVERLVELVAEEEITAKNARETVLRTMLDEGKTPDEIVEEEGLGKTDDDTIETFVEEAIEENPDAVADYDNGEDGALNFLVGQVMQKSKGSADPGTVNQALRERLDS
- a CDS encoding DUF7518 family protein, with product MSNRVEELERKASELQAAVNGLTEELVETKERLRQLEDAVEVDDPAVRAKPRSEPETETDAADDGADTETDSDADADAEPAAEEDEPEQRFVDADEHEKTLEDTVGPEGNNSGEEAKTEDDKEEETESEQDGSDIIVA
- a CDS encoding segregation and condensation protein A, translated to MTDESAEPESESGSGADRREEEAAEATDADVPAGGGAGGDSRNGNGNGNGFYRDGTPDDVADFSLDLTTPREGSNGESEPAPAPFGNGSESTNGESAPTDSTESTNGEPDSTDGASKLLTDATDVSDSDDDGEVEPVELLVQLAEEGEIDPWDIDIVAVTDAFLERLDESDLRTSGRALFYASVLLRMKSDEILAPDDPEPEESWAAEMSGGEFDYDPIDALESEIDRRLDRKHARGSPETLDELVRDLREAEHGSWWKEGRTYDTSGSPQGYNRGTQTLDYHAADDFRDEGEPGEADVTGTTHMEDIESTIADVERALRTHYDKGRDEVLFAEIRDVGGRRVQTFLALLFLAHRGVVHLQQDELFGDLWVQNPAVVAVGDEAVAD
- the mtnP gene encoding S-methyl-5'-thioadenosine phosphorylase; its protein translation is MLGFIGGSGIYEALPLDDTREETVTTPFGDPSAPIVVGEFADTGREVAFVPRHGRDHQYSPTTLPYRANIYALKELGVTHVIASNAVGSLREELPPQTLVVPDQTYDRTKRRPLTFFDEGIVVHQPFAEPYCRELSAHLAEAAREAAGTDVVEGGTYVCIEGPQFSTVAESEFYRAQGWDVVGMTTIPEAKLAREAEIAYATVTGVTDYDVWKEGSQVTLEEVLENAQANEDAIKRTVERAIETLPDDHACSCHTALEGTINTPSHAIPESTKDRLAPLVGDYL
- a CDS encoding PQQ-dependent sugar dehydrogenase, with amino-acid sequence MNRREFLAVASLSALAGCATSSAPGSTADTGDTTTFSPPSATDETAASPAVSGLSVPDGFRVSTFADDGSLGGGEFRPGPEPGPRLLAAHEGAVYVTVPSQGRVVAFSTDDETATEVTTVVADLDRPHGIDFLDGQLYLATADQLLRYDLDGVAVASDSMQVLADDIPAGKYHWTRSLALSDGHLYLSAGNCLSGDCTAGNEDYLTAITRFDLDGSNPTTYATGLRNAVGIAWHDGRLFATDNGTDDLGPDLPPDEINVVAEGGDYGFPHYYGANVPVNESVSADAPTDALAPAVELPPHCAPLGFDFATGSAFPEAYRGDMFVALHGSWGREDPTGFEVVRVPYEEGTLGSPEPFLFGFLPDGKGMDEATGRPVDVLALDGTLYVSDDLGGRVYRVDVV